A window of Paenibacillus phoenicis genomic DNA:
TTAAGGCTGCTGCAGCTCGGCGAGCTGAATTTCCAGCTCCGCTACCCGCCGTGTCAACTCCTCTACCTCTTTTGCCGTGGCCAAGCCCATGTTCTGCAACGCGGACCGAACCTGCTCATTCACCAGCTCTTTGAACTTGCTTTGCTCTTCGCTGCCGCGTTCAATCAGCTTCTCCACCAGCTGTTTTGATTCGGAAGGGGCCAGCTCTCCGCGTTTTACCAAATCATCGACGATGCTTTCGATCTTCTCCTTGCTCATGATCGTCAAACCCCAACCCAGCGAAATCGCTTTTTTCAGTAAATCGCTCATTGCCCATCATCCTTTCATTTGAGGTTTGTAGTACCTATACCTATCATTACCCAATTTAGGCTCGTTGTTCATCTCCGCCGCTTGGGGCTGCAAAGAGCGGTTCGGCTTCACCCGCATAATAACGGGCCAACTCAACCATCATGCTGCCCATCCGTTCTTCCTTGGGAGCCAGCACCCGGGGCACCCCGGCTTCGTATAGACCGGCTGCCGTCACTTTGCCCACAGCCACCGCTAATACCGGGCCTTTCAGCACCTCCAGCAAAGCGTCAAGTTGCCCCTGACGCTCCGCGTGCTCCATCAGAAAGCGCACCTGCGGTCCGCTTGTAAACGTCACAGCATCAATTTCCCCGGCCAAAATATCGCTCAACAACTTCTCTAACTCCGCTTCGGGAGGCGCAATATGCTTGTAGGGCAGCAACTGGCGGCAGCTCGCCCCTTGCTCCTCTAACCAAGCGACCAGGCGGGGCGCCGGATCACCGTGCAGCTGCAACAACACGCTCGCTCCGCGCAATTCATGTTGCGCTAACCCGCGAATGAGGCCTTCCGTACTGCCGTCATCGTCGCGGACGATCGGGGTTAGCCCCCGTTTTTTCAGAGCGTTAACCGTCTTGTAGCCCCGAGCGGCAATGTTCTCCTCTCGAAGGCGCTCCAACAATTGATCGGCGACGCCCATATCCTGGGCCATATCGAACAGCGCATCCAACCCCATCCCCGTCGTAAAAATCGACCAATCCGGCGGATGCTCCACCCAATCGACAATACCGCTTCGCAACGCCTGATCGTCGAGCAACACGGTTCCCTGTGCCGGACGGTACAGCGGGATACCTCCCATGTTCTCAACCAGCTTGCCTAGTTCCTCTGCCCGACGGGGCCCGGTCAACGCAACTCTTTTCCCTTCCAGTCTCCGTGCCATCGTATACCTCCCAGGTTTATCCTATTAACTACCTTCAGCTTATACGACGGAGAAAGCGAAGTAAATTGCCATTTCGGCGATCGGCCGTTAGCCTGCCTTCGGTTCCGGTTTATTTCGGCGTGGTCGCAGCACCGCAAAGAACAGGATCGGAAAGACAAGGTAAAAGATGAAGCCGATCAACGGAAGCACGAAGTTAAAGTGAAAGAGCTGCAGCGCATTTTTAAAGAACCAGACGGAGCAGGCAAAGGCCAGCGCGCCGGCGGGAGCTGTCATCAGCCGGCCGGACAGCTTGGGGACGACGATTTGCAAGGTGTAACACAGCACATAGAGATCGAATGCGATCTTACTCAAGGCCGTCGGATACCAGAAACCCAAAAGCAGCAAATCGAAGCGGTCGATAAAATCGGTGATCTGAATTTGACGGATCATCTCGTAACTGGGGTGAATCAATCTTTCGACCAAAGGGATCCCCAAAACCATCTGCGTTATCAGCAACAGTACCACCATCAAGACGGTGCCTATGACCAAGCTGACGTAGCCTGCAATTGCCTTGTAGTATTTACCGGAAATCACGAGCGGAAGCACCAGAATTTCAGCCTGATAGGGGAAGACATACCAGGTTCCCTCCATAATCCCAGACCAATCCGGTGAGAAATAAGGTACTAAGTATGTGAAGTTTAGATCACGCATCAATACCAAAACACCAATAAACATGGAGGCGATAAAAATCGGTATGTAAATTTCGCTGAGTCCCAAAAAGGCCCGAATGCCTCCCTGACAGATGTAAACCGCCGTTGCGGTCACCATCAATCCGAGAATCGGGACCGGCGTCCGATTGAGCAGCACGGTATTGGTGAAATCCGAGATAATTCGGATGTCTCTTGCACATATAAACAGCAGAAACAAGAGGTAGATGACCAGCAGGGCCCTGCCGAAAACAGGAAACCTGCCGGCCATCGCCTGCAACAAATTGCGATCAGAGAATCGCTTCAGCGTCGTGGAGACCAACCACAACGACACAAGGCAAATCAGCCCGCTCATTATATAGCTGATGACGGCGTGCTGGTGAGCCGCTTGAGTCGCTAAAGTGTACGTATGCAGATACGATATCGATCCGATGTACAGGACCCCAAGCAGAGTGATTTGCCGTTTGGTAATTTTCATGACAGGCACACTCCTCCATGTTCGGTAGGGTTATCAATGATGATGATCAAACGGTACCAGCGGCTGTAACACCCGTCCCAGCCACTCTGTGGGATAGAAGACTTGGGAGGACCATGTCACATAGATCAGGATCCCGAAGGAAGCGGCCATCACCGAATAAAACGCCCAGCGGCTCAGCGCCCCTCCTTCCCGGAGTGCCTCCCGGTCCCGCCAGCAGTTGAAAGCAATCAACAACAACAATCCAATGTAGGAACTAGTCATTCTTGAGAAGCTCCTCCTTTATTCCCAGCGAGTCGATTAATTCGCCGCTATTCTCCAGATGAACCTTTGTCCGGACACGGACCTCGACTTCCGGCAGCAGGTCATGCCAGCGGTGTTTCATTTTGTTCCATTCGGCAGGGTACTTGCTGTTCAGGGCGGTGCTAAATCCATAAATATCCGATCGATGCTTTTGAAACGTTTCTTTAATGACCGACTGGATCTCCTGATCCAGAAACGTATTGGCATGCTTCTCCAGCGATAACATCATCGTGTGTTCGAAACTTTGCCGGGTCACATTTTCCAAGATCAACCCGGTCG
This region includes:
- a CDS encoding phasin family protein, whose protein sequence is MSDLLKKAISLGWGLTIMSKEKIESIVDDLVKRGELAPSESKQLVEKLIERGSEEQSKFKELVNEQVRSALQNMGLATAKEVEELTRRVAELEIQLAELQQP
- a CDS encoding uroporphyrinogen-III synthase; this encodes MARRLEGKRVALTGPRRAEELGKLVENMGGIPLYRPAQGTVLLDDQALRSGIVDWVEHPPDWSIFTTGMGLDALFDMAQDMGVADQLLERLREENIAARGYKTVNALKKRGLTPIVRDDDGSTEGLIRGLAQHELRGASVLLQLHGDPAPRLVAWLEEQGASCRQLLPYKHIAPPEAELEKLLSDILAGEIDAVTFTSGPQVRFLMEHAERQGQLDALLEVLKGPVLAVAVGKVTAAGLYEAGVPRVLAPKEERMGSMMVELARYYAGEAEPLFAAPSGGDEQRA
- a CDS encoding GerAB/ArcD/ProY family transporter, producing MKITKRQITLLGVLYIGSISYLHTYTLATQAAHQHAVISYIMSGLICLVSLWLVSTTLKRFSDRNLLQAMAGRFPVFGRALLVIYLLFLLFICARDIRIISDFTNTVLLNRTPVPILGLMVTATAVYICQGGIRAFLGLSEIYIPIFIASMFIGVLVLMRDLNFTYLVPYFSPDWSGIMEGTWYVFPYQAEILVLPLVISGKYYKAIAGYVSLVIGTVLMVVLLLITQMVLGIPLVERLIHPSYEMIRQIQITDFIDRFDLLLLGFWYPTALSKIAFDLYVLCYTLQIVVPKLSGRLMTAPAGALAFACSVWFFKNALQLFHFNFVLPLIGFIFYLVFPILFFAVLRPRRNKPEPKAG